The following are from one region of the Abiotrophia defectiva ATCC 49176 genome:
- a CDS encoding M42 family metallopeptidase, which produces MEINETLLRALSEVNGIAGNEGAVRQLFKEETAPYAQGYVQDGLGGLFAEHIGDASGPRIMMAAHFDEVGFMVSQITDKGFLKFVPIGGWWSQVVLAQQVTVTTRDGKTYHGVTGSKPPHVLPAEARKVAVDIADVFVDLGATSKEEVLEWGIRPGDMITPYIEYRRLNGGPFLLGKAWDNRIGVAVAIEVLKYAASQGHASQLFIGANVQEEVGLRGAKGATHKLNPAISFALDTGTAGDTPGMTTKEADSELGKGPQVLIYDASMIPHKGLRDFVIDVAEEEGIPFQFTSIKGGGTDAGAQHQSLDGVPSIAITIPVRYLHSHTSIIHEDDFKHTVALMTALLKRLNCQTVADIVANA; this is translated from the coding sequence ATGGAAATCAATGAAACTTTGTTGCGTGCCTTGAGTGAAGTCAATGGGATTGCGGGTAATGAAGGTGCGGTTCGCCAACTTTTCAAAGAAGAAACGGCACCTTATGCGCAAGGCTACGTTCAAGATGGTCTTGGTGGCTTATTTGCGGAGCATATTGGGGATGCCAGCGGTCCGCGGATTATGATGGCTGCTCACTTTGATGAAGTGGGGTTTATGGTTAGTCAGATTACGGATAAGGGCTTCCTAAAGTTTGTGCCGATCGGTGGTTGGTGGAGCCAGGTAGTTTTGGCCCAGCAAGTGACCGTTACGACACGAGACGGCAAAACCTACCATGGTGTGACGGGCTCTAAGCCTCCACATGTTCTACCTGCGGAAGCACGCAAGGTGGCGGTCGATATAGCGGATGTCTTTGTCGATTTAGGAGCGACTTCTAAGGAAGAAGTGCTAGAGTGGGGTATTCGTCCGGGGGACATGATTACGCCGTATATCGAATATCGTCGTCTCAATGGCGGCCCTTTCCTCTTAGGGAAAGCTTGGGATAACCGCATCGGCGTTGCAGTTGCGATTGAAGTATTAAAATATGCAGCCAGCCAAGGTCACGCTAGCCAGCTCTTTATCGGGGCGAATGTTCAGGAAGAAGTTGGTTTGCGTGGCGCTAAGGGCGCGACCCACAAACTGAATCCTGCTATTAGTTTTGCATTAGATACAGGGACTGCGGGTGATACACCAGGTATGACGACTAAAGAAGCAGACAGTGAATTAGGCAAAGGGCCTCAAGTTTTAATTTATGATGCGTCTATGATTCCTCACAAAGGCCTGCGTGACTTTGTGATTGATGTGGCGGAAGAAGAAGGCATTCCATTCCAATTCACCAGCATAAAGGGTGGCGGAACGGATGCTGGGGCACAGCACCAAAGTCTTGATGGCGTGCCATCCATTGCTATTACCATTCCGGTTCGCTATTTACATTCCCATACTTCGATTATTCACGAAGATGACTTCAAACATACAGTGGCGCTGATGACCGCCTTGCTCAAACGCCTCAACTGTCAGACGGTTGCCGATATTGTGGCTAATGCCTAG
- a CDS encoding lipoate--protein ligase, which produces MYFVDNGNNYDASLNIALETYLVENRLVDEPILLFYINDPSIIVGRNQNTIEEVNQAYVEEKGIRVVRRMSGGGAVYHDRGNFSFCFIKDDDGSFRDFASFTQPVIEALHKMGAKGAELKGRNDLLIEDKKFSGNAMYAKNGRMTAHGTILFDADLEEVTKALKPRKEKFESKGIKSVRSRVTNIKPYVSPEYQKLTTEEFRDLLLLEIFGVESRDQVKEFKLTEADWGKVREIQAERFGNWEWNYGQSPAFAIQMSQKFPFGFVDFRFNVEQGFIKEVKIYGDFFGLGDISDVEASLVGARFEREAVNQVFENLDFNKYFGRVTAEEILSLIFG; this is translated from the coding sequence ATGTATTTTGTTGATAATGGCAACAACTATGATGCAAGTTTGAATATTGCCTTGGAAACTTATTTGGTGGAAAACCGATTGGTCGATGAGCCAATCTTGCTCTTCTACATCAATGATCCTTCTATTATAGTAGGAAGAAACCAAAACACCATTGAAGAAGTAAACCAAGCCTACGTAGAAGAAAAAGGAATTCGAGTGGTTCGCCGTATGTCCGGCGGTGGGGCTGTCTACCACGATCGAGGGAACTTTTCATTTTGCTTCATTAAAGACGATGACGGCTCCTTCCGAGATTTCGCTAGCTTCACGCAACCGGTAATTGAAGCTTTGCATAAAATGGGAGCAAAAGGAGCGGAGCTCAAAGGGCGAAATGATCTGCTGATTGAGGATAAGAAGTTTTCAGGTAATGCCATGTATGCAAAGAATGGCCGTATGACTGCCCATGGGACCATCTTGTTTGATGCAGACCTAGAAGAGGTCACAAAAGCTCTTAAACCTCGCAAGGAAAAATTCGAATCCAAGGGAATTAAATCGGTGCGAAGCCGCGTGACTAATATTAAACCTTATGTGTCACCGGAATATCAAAAACTCACTACCGAGGAGTTCCGTGATTTACTCTTGCTTGAAATATTTGGCGTGGAAAGTCGCGACCAAGTCAAAGAATTTAAGTTGACTGAAGCGGATTGGGGCAAAGTCCGAGAGATTCAAGCTGAACGCTTTGGTAATTGGGAATGGAACTATGGACAATCACCAGCTTTCGCTATCCAAATGAGTCAGAAGTTCCCATTTGGCTTTGTCGATTTCCGCTTCAATGTGGAGCAAGGGTTTATTAAGGAAGTTAAAATCTATGGCGACTTCTTTGGCCTAGGAGATATTAGCGATGTAGAAGCCTCGCTAGTAGGCGCTCGCTTCGAGCGCGAGGCTGTCAACCAAGTCTTTGAGAACTTAGACTTCAATAAATATTTTGGACGAGTAACAGCAGAAGAAATTCTGAGCTTAATCTTCGGCTAG
- a CDS encoding carbohydrate ABC transporter substrate-binding protein — protein sequence MKKALVSAAALACALPSFFGVANVSAEEKVTLDFAAIETAYGTKLWPEIIEAYKQVNPNVDIKLTMEKELEDAITPRLQSGDYPDVVLLAQSRKKALPETLIKDKALADLTDVLDMKVPGEDKTVKEKLLPGFTDSTSTNPYNDGKTYLMPMFYSPTGLFYNKALFKAKGWEVPKTWDQMWKLAEEAKKENIALFTYPTAGYLDTFFSSVIYSAGGAELFNKAMNYDPEVWSGADLTKVFETLGELAKNTEATTVANANKDGFTKNQQAVLDNKALFMPNGSWVVDEMKDAPRADGFEWGMAAVPTLKEGGKQYAYTFLEHIWIPKEAKQQKAAKEFIAFLYSDKAAEIFAKHGAVQPVKGLISKLPAEKQVFYKVYDEGVLPGLGGFVSAEAIEGVDLKATLYEAFNSVVSGDLSVKDWQSNVVEVMKQFHDSISH from the coding sequence ATGAAAAAAGCTTTAGTATCAGCAGCTGCTTTAGCTTGTGCTTTGCCAAGTTTCTTCGGAGTTGCCAATGTGTCAGCTGAAGAAAAGGTGACCTTAGACTTCGCAGCCATCGAAACAGCTTATGGGACCAAGTTATGGCCAGAAATCATTGAAGCCTATAAGCAAGTCAATCCAAATGTCGACATCAAGTTGACCATGGAAAAAGAACTCGAAGATGCGATCACCCCACGTCTCCAATCTGGTGACTATCCAGACGTTGTGCTCTTAGCACAAAGCCGTAAGAAAGCTTTGCCAGAGACCTTAATCAAGGATAAGGCTTTAGCTGACTTGACTGATGTCTTGGATATGAAGGTCCCAGGCGAAGATAAGACAGTTAAGGAAAAACTCTTACCAGGCTTCACTGATTCTACTTCAACTAACCCTTATAACGATGGCAAGACTTACTTAATGCCAATGTTCTACTCTCCAACAGGTCTCTTCTATAACAAGGCGCTCTTCAAAGCAAAAGGCTGGGAAGTACCTAAGACTTGGGATCAAATGTGGAAATTAGCTGAAGAAGCTAAGAAAGAAAACATTGCCCTCTTCACCTATCCAACGGCTGGCTATTTAGACACCTTCTTCTCTAGCGTTATCTACTCCGCTGGTGGGGCAGAACTCTTCAACAAAGCCATGAACTACGATCCAGAAGTTTGGTCTGGCGCTGATTTAACCAAGGTATTCGAAACTTTAGGTGAGTTAGCTAAGAACACTGAAGCAACTACTGTAGCCAATGCAAATAAAGACGGCTTCACTAAGAACCAACAAGCAGTCCTAGACAACAAAGCCCTCTTCATGCCAAACGGTAGCTGGGTAGTGGACGAAATGAAAGATGCACCACGTGCTGACGGCTTCGAATGGGGCATGGCAGCTGTGCCAACCCTCAAAGAAGGCGGCAAACAATACGCTTATACCTTCTTGGAACATATCTGGATTCCAAAAGAAGCTAAACAACAAAAAGCAGCCAAAGAATTCATTGCCTTCCTCTACTCTGACAAGGCAGCTGAAATCTTCGCTAAACACGGGGCTGTTCAACCAGTTAAAGGTTTGATCAGCAAGTTACCTGCTGAAAAACAAGTCTTCTATAAAGTCTATGACGAAGGCGTATTACCAGGTTTAGGTGGTTTCGTATCTGCTGAAGCTATCGAAGGGGTAGACCTCAAGGCAACACTTTACGAAGCATTCAACTCTGTAGTATCTGGTGACCTCAGCGTAAAAGATTGGCAATCTAACGTCGTAGAAGTAATGAAACAATTCCACGACAGCATCAGCCACTAA
- a CDS encoding MBL fold metallo-hydrolase, with protein sequence MHIHCLGCAGGYPMGDNGTTAFVVSSQDRSYHILLDAGSGAARALENYLDVLELNAVIVSHDHADHVADLGTIQHLLMLKPSGAKRAPVPIYLHDQSVFPPLAIEDKTSQLMSYGADSVLECGPFRVSFCQTVHPLVCYAMRVEEMETGQVLVFTADTGWCPELIDFSQGAHALIADSAFTNERGRNEIHMTASEVAQLANQAHVRTLVASHMAPHADQTLILQQIATDLSADINLVHCQPGLTLSL encoded by the coding sequence ATGCATATTCATTGTTTAGGATGTGCCGGAGGTTACCCAATGGGAGACAATGGCACAACTGCTTTTGTGGTTTCAAGTCAGGACCGGTCCTATCATATTTTGCTTGATGCAGGGAGTGGTGCTGCACGTGCCTTAGAAAATTATCTAGATGTACTAGAGCTTAATGCTGTCATTGTTTCCCATGACCATGCTGATCATGTGGCGGATCTAGGTACTATCCAGCATTTATTAATGTTGAAACCTTCAGGTGCTAAACGTGCGCCAGTGCCTATTTATTTGCATGATCAATCGGTATTTCCGCCATTGGCTATTGAGGACAAGACCAGCCAATTGATGAGTTATGGGGCGGATAGTGTCTTAGAATGTGGGCCTTTCCGCGTAAGTTTTTGCCAGACGGTTCATCCACTTGTTTGCTATGCTATGCGTGTGGAAGAGATGGAGACAGGGCAAGTCTTAGTCTTTACGGCTGATACTGGCTGGTGCCCAGAGCTAATCGACTTCAGTCAGGGTGCCCATGCATTAATTGCTGATTCAGCCTTTACTAACGAACGGGGGCGAAACGAGATTCATATGACGGCTAGTGAAGTCGCGCAATTGGCCAATCAGGCTCATGTGCGAACCCTGGTCGCTAGTCATATGGCGCCTCATGCGGATCAAACACTCATCCTCCAACAAATAGCGACGGACCTGAGTGCCGACATTAACTTAGTTCATTGTCAGCCGGGACTGACTTTATCACTTTAA
- a CDS encoding helix-turn-helix transcriptional regulator — translation MYIRYTITHQPEEVSQNHFQVLSVNIVSYDANWHSTMHHHNFAEIFYCLDGSGYLLTEFGRTPIHKHSLLLVNPFIEHTEHTSLIYPLKYLVIGIKGPEIILPSHATDNGLFSFEDSNHQFYRLIREVMTECELNQPYSSQIIDHLINSLILRLNNVANSQLAMARETPLSASVSLAKHYIDNHFSKNINLEQLEERAHVSRFHLSHQFKEELGLSPINYLNQVRLTQAQELLLTTNYTVLQITEMVGFNSVSYFSNKFHEAVGMTPRAYRNLHASSLIQTGSLKESYRLPDNLARKN, via the coding sequence ATGTATATTCGCTATACCATCACCCATCAACCTGAGGAAGTCAGTCAAAATCATTTCCAGGTTCTATCAGTTAATATTGTCTCCTACGATGCTAACTGGCATTCCACTATGCATCATCACAATTTCGCCGAAATTTTCTATTGTTTGGACGGATCTGGTTATCTGCTGACTGAATTCGGGCGGACCCCCATCCACAAACACTCTCTCCTACTGGTCAACCCCTTCATCGAGCATACGGAGCATACCTCCCTTATCTACCCGCTCAAGTATCTAGTAATAGGAATCAAGGGGCCAGAGATTATCCTACCCTCTCACGCTACAGATAATGGTCTATTTAGCTTCGAAGATAGCAACCATCAGTTCTATCGTCTTATCCGTGAAGTGATGACAGAATGTGAGTTAAACCAGCCTTACTCTAGCCAAATCATCGACCATTTAATTAATTCCTTGATTCTTAGACTTAATAATGTGGCTAATAGCCAGCTAGCCATGGCACGGGAGACGCCTTTATCTGCCAGTGTCAGCTTAGCTAAGCACTACATCGATAACCATTTCTCCAAGAATATTAATCTTGAGCAATTAGAAGAGCGAGCCCATGTTTCTCGCTTCCACTTATCCCACCAATTTAAGGAAGAACTCGGCCTCTCACCTATTAACTATCTCAATCAAGTCCGCCTGACACAAGCGCAAGAACTCCTACTGACTACCAATTATACTGTACTGCAAATTACTGAGATGGTCGGCTTTAACTCAGTTTCCTACTTCTCTAATAAATTCCACGAGGCAGTTGGCATGACACCGCGCGCCTATCGTAACCTCCATGCCTCAAGCCTGATCCAAACAGGCAGTCTCAAAGAATCGTATCGATTACCCGATAATTTGGCGAGAAAAAATTAG